Proteins encoded in a region of the Triticum dicoccoides isolate Atlit2015 ecotype Zavitan chromosome 3A, WEW_v2.0, whole genome shotgun sequence genome:
- the LOC119272581 gene encoding uncharacterized protein LOC119272581 codes for MSQVPNAERDGFTCGTLFTCLCLPGLSKKKPEETGESRQPAAPEQDRRTEQEPPQVLLTRAASLEKLECSSLYSGSNIVFDFLVEPGGRDDRGAVHGYCPSPCFDLPVELIGAGERCGVVANDAPVTSAFVFDGHRDGAALKRMASCLASSVPTGGEARPTHLVRFLSASGCAVPVRPPVTSFGGPAKGGGG; via the coding sequence ATGTCCCAAGTGCCGAACGCCGAGCGCGACGGCTTCACCTGCGGCACGCTGTTCACGTGCCTCTGCCTCCCAGGACTCTCCAAGAAGAAGCCGGAGGAAACCGGCGAGAGTCGGCAGCCAGCGGCGCCGGAACAGGACCGGCGCACGGAGCAGGAACCCCCGCAGGTGCTGCTAACCCGCGCGGCGTCCCTGGAGAAGCTCGAGTGCTCCTCGCTCTACTCCGGCAGCAACATCGTCTTCGACTTCCTGGTGGAGCCGGGGGGAAGGGACGACCGTGGCGCCGTCCATGGATACTGCCCGTCGCCGTGCTTCGACCTGCCGGTGGAGCTGATAGGGGCCGGCGAACGATGCGGCGTCGTCGCCAACGACGCGCCGGTCACGTCCGCCTTCGTGTTCGACGGCCACCGAGATGGCGCagctctgaagaggatggcgtcGTGCCTGGCGTCCAGCGTACCgacgggcggcgaggcgcggccgACGCATCTCGTGAGGTTCCTGTCCGCGTCGGGTTGTGCCGTGCCGGTGCGGCCTCCCGTGACGTCTTTCGGTGGCCCGGCAAAGGGGGGCGGCGGTTGA
- the LOC119269275 gene encoding uncharacterized protein LOC119269275, producing the protein MILEKCQPPEWKAEMEGNGMSTQSMGGLFTVWNEWEIRVLVLTSLALQVFLLFSAGIRKRNVSALLSVLLWLAYLLADSIAIYALGYLSQTRVPRGACDDAQLLFNRNHRIQVFWAPFLLLHLGGQDTITAFSIEDNELWKRHLLSLLSQVALAVYVFSKSRPGADILYPAVFMFLSGILKYGERTWALKCASMDNLRSGMVTMPDPGPNYAKFMEEYRFTREAGLRAEIIIESERRAGVTAPAITEETVPYATVITEARRFFVTFKRLFVNLILSFQDRTMSQATFLRLMPEQAYKIIEIELSLMYDTLHSKAAVMHTCYGRLFRCVTLVSTTTACVFFNVLHKGRRGSYDGIDVLITNLLFGGALCLEVSAIGMMLVSYWTYAALKGSICHSLSHLILRCIKYFRPESRAKWSNLMAQHNLISFCLHDKPTLITKILTLLGLKGHWDSWLYIWHIDVSSELKISVFRELKDKALSIVDTESYRKFSNHRGQWALQCKGYYKELGWSVEAEFDESILLWHIATDLCFYSDDDNDDAKLTEYVSISRAVSNYMLFLLVARPFMLTAGIGQIRFGDTCAEAKNFFGREAARPDERAAARMVLEVNAEIAPRDVKGDRSKSVLFDACRLAKSLLELPPGKRWRLIRVVWVEMLCYAASKCRSNFHAKQLSNGGELLTVVWFLMTHLGMGEQYRIEAGHARAKLIVEKN; encoded by the exons ATGATCCTGGAGAAGTGCCAGCCGCCGGAGTGGAAGGCAGAGATGGAGGGGAACGGCATGAGCACACAATCCATGGGAGGCCTGTTCACTGTGTGGAACGAGTGGGAAATCCGCGTGCTTGTGCTCACCAGCCTCGCGCTGCAGGTGTTCCTCCTCTTCTCCGCCGGCATCCGGAAGCGCAACGTCTCCGCCTTGCTCAGCGTGCTGCTCTGGCTCGCCTACCTGCTCGCGGACTCCATTGCCATCTACGCGCTCGGGTACCTCTCCCAGACGCGCGTGCCCAGAGGCGCCTGCGACGATGCACAGTTGCTCTTCAACCGCAACCACCGCATCCAGGTCTTCTGGGCGCCATTCCTGCTCCTTCACCTTGGTGGTCAGGACACCATCACCGCTTTCTCCATTGAAGATAACGAGCTCTGGAAGCGTCACCTGCTCAGCCTGCTGTCGCAG GTTGCCCTTGCTGTCTACGTCTTCTCCAAGTCGCGCCCTGGTGCCGATATCCTATACCCGGCCGTGTTCATGTTCCTGAGCGGCATTCTTAAGTACGGCGAGAGGACATGGGCGCTCAAGTGCGCCAGCATGGACAACCTGCGGAGCGGCATGGTCACCATGCCGGACCCGGGCCCCAACTACGCCAAGTTCATGGAGGAGTATCGCTTCACACGTGAGGCGGGGCTccgggcggagatcatcatcgagtCAGAGCGACGTGCTGGGGTCACCGCCCCGGCAATCACAGAGGAGACCGTGCCTTACGCCACGGTCATCACCGAGGCGCGGCGCTTCTTCGTGACCTTCAAGCGCCTGTTCGTGAACCTCATCCTCAGTTTCCAAGACCGTACCATGAGCCAGGCCACGTTTCTGCGGCTGATGCCGGAGCAGGCGTACAAGATCATCGAGATCGAGCTGTCCCTCATGTATGACACCCTGCATTCCAAGGCGGCGGTGATGCACACCTGCTATGGCCGCCTGTTCCGCTGTGTCACGCTCGTCTCCACGACGACAGCGTGCGTATTCTTCAATGTGCTACACAAGGGTCGACGCGGGTCGTATGACGGCatcgatgtcctcatcaccaaTCTGTTATTCGGAGGAGCGCTTTGCTTGGAGGTTTCTGCCATTGGTATGATGCTTGTATCATACTGGACATACGCAGCTCTGAAAGGTTCCATCTGCCATTCGCTGAGCCATCTAATCCTCCGGTGCATAAAGTATTTCCGGCCAGAAAGCCGGGCGAAGTGGTCCAATTTGATGGCGCAGCACAACCTCATCAGCTTTTGCCTCCATGACAAACCAACGCTGATCACCAAGATCCTGACGCTGCTCGGACTCAAAGGGCACTGGGACAGTTGGCTATACATCTGGCACATAGACGTGTCGTCCGAGCTGAAGATCTCGGTGTTCAGGGAGCTGAAAGACAAGGCGCTCAGCATCGTCGACACTGAGAGTTACCGCAAGTTCAGCAACCACAGGGGCCAGTGGGCGCTCCAGTGCAAGGGCTACTACAAGGAGCTCGGCTGGAGCGTCGAGGCGGAGTTCGACGAGAGCATTCTCCTCTGGCACATCGCCACGGACCTCTGCTTCTACtcggacgacgacaacgacgacgccaAGCTCACCGAGTATGTCAGCATCAGCAGGGCGGTGTCGAACTACATGCTTTTCCTGCTCGTGGCCCGGCCGTTCATGCTGACTGCGGGCATCGGGCAGATCCGGTTCGGCGACACGTGTGCGGAGGCCAAGAACTTCTTCGGGCGGGAGGCCGCACGCCCGGATGAGCGTGCCGCGGCAAGGATGGTGCTGGAGGTGAACGCGGAGATTGCGCCGAGGGACGTGAAGGGGGACAGGAGCAAGTCGGTGCTGTTCGACGCGTGCCGGCTGGCCAAGTCGCTGCTGGAGCTGCCGCCCGGCAAGAGGTGGCGGCTCATTCGCGTGGTGTGGGTGGAGATGCTCTGCTACGCCGCGAGCAAGTGCCGGAGCAACTTCCACGCCAAGCAGCTGAGCAACGGCGGCGAGCTGCTCACCGTCGTCTGGTTCTTGATGACGCACCTGGGGATGGGCGAGCAGTACCGGATAGAGGCTGGGCATGCAAGAGCTAAACTAATTGTAGAGAAGAACTGA
- the LOC119269276 gene encoding disease resistance RPP13-like protein 4 yields MIHWWIGEGLVEATRSQTTEDIGKECFEKLITAEMIEPVCHKRNCSVNQCKLHPWIRRMLVTVARQERFFEFDSDGNATWGFSGTRRACLVGEHIQATETAPLRNQSNPDYLLAIFNVSEQYLQFDKNWFLDLRKVEVLQLGRWHNLYRYHIEVDSTEYLEGLQSCKQLKYLCLRGISRIAELPASIGALSNLRILDLHACHNLERLTESITSLQMLTHLDVSECYLLEGMPRGIGLLTELQVLKGFVIGGSTGKYNCQVAELIRLGKLKKLSIYIGSKVLVTEDELHVVENIKALRVLTITWAVLLSKKGAGQQDSAATALLNSLSLPPHLEKLDLRCFPGENIPVWLSPSRLLRLRRLYFTGGMLSTFGEKSMSEQWNIEILRLKFLNDLVLLPPSQFKGRTSHLSGPKVASDWQE; encoded by the coding sequence ATGATCCATTGGTGGATTGGTGAAGGGTTAGTAGAAGCCACAAGAAGTCAGACAACTGAAGATATTGGGAAGGAGTGCtttgagaagttgatcactgcagaGATGATTGAACCTGTATGTCATAAACGTAACTGTAGTGTGAACCAATGCAAGTTGCATCCTTGGATTCGGCGTATGTTGGTCACCGTTGCAAGGCAAGAACGATTTTTTGAATTTGATTCCGATGGCAATGCAACATGGGGCTTTTCAGGTACTCGCCGTGCTTGTCTAGTAGGAGAACATATTCAGGCAACAGAAACGGCACCACTCAGAAATCAGTCCAATCCAGATTACCTTCTTGCAATATTCAATGTGAGCGAGCAATACCTCCAGTTCGACAAGAATTGGTTCTTGGATTTGAGGAAGGTCGAAGTTCTCCAACTAGGTCGGTGGCATAACTTGTACCGATACCATATTGAGGTTGACAGCACTGAATATTTGGAAGGGTTGCAGTCATGCAAACAATTGAAATATCTTTGTCTGCGGGGTATCTCCCGTATCGCAGAGCTTCCTGCTTCAATCGGCGCACTCTCAAATCTCAGGATCTTGGATCTTCATGCTTGTCATAACCTTGAGAGGCTTACTGAGAGCATCACGTCTCTTCAGATGCTGACCCACCTGGACGTTTCAGAATGCTACCTTTTGGAGGGCATGCCAAGGGGCATTGGTTTGCTTACTGAACTCCAAGTGCTGAAAGGGTTTGTCATTGGTGGATCTACAGGCAAGTACAATTGTCAGGTAGCGGAGCTGATCAGGCTGGGCAAGCTGAAGAAGCTAAGCATATATATTGGAAGCAAAGTTCTAGTGACAGAAGACGAACTGCATGTAGTTGAGAACATCAAAGCCCTTCGTGTGCTGACAATTACATGGGCTGTGTTGCTGTCAAAGAAAGGAGCGGGCCAACAAGATTCTGCAGCAACAGCGTTGTTAAATTCGTTATCCCTTCCTCCCCATCTCGAAAAGCTAGACTTGCGTTGCTTCCCTGGTGAGAACATACCGGTTTGGTTGAGTCCGAGTAGGCTGTTGAGACTGCGGAGGCTCTACTTCACAGGAGGAATGCTGAGCACTTTTGGAGAGAAGAGCATGTCCGAGCAGTGGAACATTGAGATATTGCGTTTAAAGTTCTTGAATGACttggtactactccctccatcacagtttaaaGGGCGTACCTCACATCTCTCTGGGCCCAAGGTCGCTAGCGATTGGCAGGAATAA